The DNA region GTGCCGTCGTTCCTGTACTACCGCTGGACGAACCAGTAGGCGAGCGCTGCGAGGCCGGGGGTGTGGAGTGGCATCCATTATCTTCTCTACCCCTTCACCCGATGGCGAACCAAGACCTGGGGGACGAACAAGCAAAAGAACAAGGGAATAAAGAACAGAGCCGTAGCCTCCTTGCTCTCTTGTTCCCTTGCTCCCTTGTTTCTATGCTCCCCTGATTCCTGAACTCAGAACGTTGAACTCAAAAAAAGCGGTATAATCAGGCCGATACCTGAGCCGCTCGAATGACTGGCGATACGACGTGGAGTACCACGAGGAAGTTCGAGCGCTATGCAGTGCCGTTCGCCTGGGCCGGGTTCCGAACCATTCGGAGCCTTTTTTGTTGGCAAAAGGAGCGAACTATGCGAGCAATCATCAGCGTGTCGGATAAAACCGGGCTTGGCGAGTTTAGCCGTGGTCTGGCCGCGCTCGGCGTCGAAATCTTCTCGACCGGCGGCACGCTCAAAGCGCTGGAGCGCGAGCAGGTGGCCGCTCGCTCGATCAGCGATCTGACCGGCTTTCCCGAAATCCTCGAAGGCCGCGTCAAAACGCTGCATCCCGCCGTTCACGGCGGCATCCTGCATCGCCGCAGCCGCCCCGACGACGTAGCGCAGATCGCGCAGCACAGCATCGCGGCGATCGATCTGGTCGTGGTCAATCTTTATCCCTTCCGCGAGACGATCGCGCGGCCCGATGTCGGGCTGCAAGACGCGCTTGAGCAGATCGACATCGGCGGGCCGACCATGATCCGCGCCGCTGCCAAGAATTTCCCCGACGTGCTGGTCGTCGTCGAGCCTGCCGACTATCCGCGCATTCTGGCCGCGCTGCAACAGGACGCGGTCGATCTCACGCTGCGCCGCGCGCTGGCCGCCAAAGCCTTCGCCCACACCGCCGCCTACGATAGCGCCATCGCCGCCTATCTGACGGTCGAGCAGTTCCCGGCGACGCTGCCGCTGGCCTGGCACAAAGCCTACGACCTGCGCTACGGCGAGAATCCGCACCAGCCAGCCGCGTTTTATCGCGCCGACGCCGACACGAGCGGCACGATCGCCGCCGCCACGCCGTTGCAGGGCAAGGAGCTATCCTTCAATAACCTGCTCGACGCCGATGCCGCCTGGCAGATCGTGCAGAGCTTCGCAGCGCCGACCGTGACCATCATCAAGCACAGCAACCCATGCGGCCTGGCCTCGGACGGGGATCTGGTCGCGGCACATGCGGCGGCGCGCTCAGGCGATCCCGTGTCGGCGTTCGGCGGCATCGTCGGCATCAATCGTCCGGTCGACGGCAGGCTGGCCGCCGCGATGCAGCGCTACTTCTACGAGGTGATCATCGCGCCCGCGTTCGACGACGAGGCCCGCGCGATCTTCGCGAGCAAGACCAACCTGCGCCTGCTTGAGCTTGCAATGCGCCCGCAGCATGGTACATTGTGGGACTATCGACAGGTCAGCGGCGGCCTGCTGGCTCAGGCCCGAGATAACGTCGCCGACGACGATCCGACAGGCTGGAGGGTCGTCTCCGAGCGACAGCCGACGCCGGAGCAGCTAGCCGCACTGGTTTTCGCCTGGAAAGCGTGCGCGTTCGTCAAGTCGAATGCAATCGTGCTGGTGCAGGGCGAGACGCTGGTCGGAATGGGCGCGGGACAGCCCTCGCGGGTCGACTCGGTGCAGATCGCCGCGCGCAAGGCGGGCGAGCGCGCCCAGGGCAGCGTGCTGGCCTCGGATGCGTTCTTTCCCAAGGCCGACGGCGTGGAGGCTGCCGCAGCCGCAGGCGCGGTTGCGATCGTGCAGCCGGGCGGCTCGCAGGCCGACGACGAGGTGATCGCCACGGCGAACCGGCTGGGGCTGGTGATGGTCTTCACCGGACGCCGCCACTTTAAACATTAGCGTACAGCCAGGATCGGCAGCCTGCCTGCCGCTCCGCTCGATGGATCGCGTGATGCTCAAATTCGACGAAAAAGGCTTGATCCCGGCGATCGTGCAGCATGCTCGCAGCGGCGAGGTGCTCATGCTGGGCTACATGAACGAGACGGCGCTGGCTCAGACCCAGGAGAGCGGCCTTGTCACCTTCTGGAGCCGCTCGCGCGGCGAGCTATGGCAAAAAGGTGCAACCAGCGGCAATCTGCTGCGGCTGGTCGAGATCCGGCTGGATTGCGACGGCGATACGCTGCTGGTGCTGGCCGAGCCTGCGGGGCCGACCTGCCATACGGGCGCGCGCTCCTGCTTCTGGCGCTCGCTCTCCGACGAGCCCGCGACCGCGCCGCGTCCGGCCAGCGCGGTGCTCAGCCAGCTTGCCGATCTGATCGAGCGGCGCAAGCAGGAGCAGACCGAGGGATCGTACACCGTCAAGCTGCTCAACGGCGGCCCTGAGCGGATTGGCAAAAAGGTGGGCGAAGAGGCAACCGAGGTGGTGATCGGCGCGATGAAAGGCGATCCCGACGAGCTAGCCTACGAAACCGCCGATCTGCTCTACCATACCTTCGTGCTGCTGGCTCATCAGGGCGTCGCGCCTGAGCAGGTCTGGGCCGAGCTTGAGCGCCGCTATAACAAGTGAGCAAGCGCATGGCCGACGTAGCAACCGATCGACACTACCTCGATTACCAGTACGGCGACGCCGAGAAGCTGCGCATCCGCCAGCAGAGCCACGCGCTCTACAGCGAGCAGACGCGGAGCTTCTTCGACTGGCTGATGCCGCTGATCGATCCGCAGCCGGACGCGCTGATCGCCGATGTTGGCTGCGGCTCCGGCATCTATCATCCGCTGTTCGTGCCCTACGGCGTGCGGATCGTCGCGGTCGATGCATCGCGCGGCATGCTCGACGCGGTACGCCAGCAGGCGCAACAGCAGCGGCTGCCGGTCCAGCCGGTGCAGGCGTTCGCCGAGGCGCTGCCGCTGCCCGACGCCTGCTGCGAGCGCGTGATGGGCAACCATATGCTCTATCATATCGCGGATCAGCGCGCGGCGCTGCGTGAGATGCGCCGGGTGCTCACGCCCGGCGGCAAGGTGATCCTGGCGACCAACGGTGCCGACAACGGCCAGCGGCTGATCGACCTGCATGCCGAGGCCGCGCAGGAGGCGGGCTACACGCCGCTTGGTCATCGCGTGCTCGCGCGCTTTAGCCTGGACCATCTCGATCTCGTGCGTGAGGTCTTTCCCACCGCCGAGCGCCACGTGTATCAGGATGCGTTTCTTTTTCCTACACCGCAGGCGGCGCTTGCGTACTATGCCTCGATGCCGATCGATCTGATCGAGAAGCTGCCTGAGGACGGCAGCCACCGGGCAAGGCTGCTGCCGCTGGTGGAGCGACGAATCGCGGCGATCATCGAGCGCGAGGGCGTGTTGCGCGTGCCCAAAAATACCGGCTGCTTCGTAGCCACCGTGTAGCGGCCACCGCTTAAATACAAGCGGGACGGGCCGTAAAGCCCGTCCCGCTGCGCTTTGATTCTGGACTACTCCAACATACCCGGCAGCGGATCGATCACCACCAGCCCCGCCGCGACGTTGAGCTGCTTGACCACATCCTTGATCATCGGGATCAGCGCCTCGCCGCCTTCGGGGCGTGTGACGACCAGCACCTCATTCGCGCCGGTTTCGATGACCTCTTTGACCGTGCCGACAACTGCCCCGTCCACGGTTTCGACGCGCAGACCCGGCAGGTCGTGCAGGTAGTACTCATCCTCGTCCAGCGGCAGCGCGTCGGCCTGGCGGATATAGACCTCCTGGCCGCGCAGCGCCTCGGCAGCCTCGCGCGTGTCGATGCCGGAGAGGTTGATGATCATCACCGAGGCTTTATGCTCGGCAGCCCGGCGCAGCTTGTAGGGCGTGAGATCCTCGCCGATAAACACCACTGAGATGCGGCGCAGATGCTCAGGGCGATTGGTGATCGCGTGCAGCTTAAGCTGGCCGTGAATACCAAACGGCATCGTGATCTGCCCGACCAGCAGCAGTTCGTCGGGTGAGGGGCGTGGGTTCTGGCTCATGTTACGAGTTAATATCTAAGTGAACACGCTTGCGCTCGCGTGCCGCGGCAACGCCCAGCACGTCGCGGATCGCCTTGGCAACCCGTCCGCTTCGCCCGATCACCTTGCCCGCATCGGTCGGCGCAACCGTCAGCTCCAGCGTGATCGCAAACCGTCCATCGCGCTCGCGAACGCGCACCGCTTCGGGATG from Herpetosiphonaceae bacterium includes:
- the purH gene encoding bifunctional phosphoribosylaminoimidazolecarboxamide formyltransferase/IMP cyclohydrolase, which codes for MRAIISVSDKTGLGEFSRGLAALGVEIFSTGGTLKALEREQVAARSISDLTGFPEILEGRVKTLHPAVHGGILHRRSRPDDVAQIAQHSIAAIDLVVVNLYPFRETIARPDVGLQDALEQIDIGGPTMIRAAAKNFPDVLVVVEPADYPRILAALQQDAVDLTLRRALAAKAFAHTAAYDSAIAAYLTVEQFPATLPLAWHKAYDLRYGENPHQPAAFYRADADTSGTIAAATPLQGKELSFNNLLDADAAWQIVQSFAAPTVTIIKHSNPCGLASDGDLVAAHAAARSGDPVSAFGGIVGINRPVDGRLAAAMQRYFYEVIIAPAFDDEARAIFASKTNLRLLELAMRPQHGTLWDYRQVSGGLLAQARDNVADDDPTGWRVVSERQPTPEQLAALVFAWKACAFVKSNAIVLVQGETLVGMGAGQPSRVDSVQIAARKAGERAQGSVLASDAFFPKADGVEAAAAAGAVAIVQPGGSQADDEVIATANRLGLVMVFTGRRHFKH
- the hisIE gene encoding bifunctional phosphoribosyl-AMP cyclohydrolase/phosphoribosyl-ATP diphosphatase HisIE, with translation MLKFDEKGLIPAIVQHARSGEVLMLGYMNETALAQTQESGLVTFWSRSRGELWQKGATSGNLLRLVEIRLDCDGDTLLVLAEPAGPTCHTGARSCFWRSLSDEPATAPRPASAVLSQLADLIERRKQEQTEGSYTVKLLNGGPERIGKKVGEEATEVVIGAMKGDPDELAYETADLLYHTFVLLAHQGVAPEQVWAELERRYNK
- a CDS encoding class I SAM-dependent methyltransferase yields the protein MADVATDRHYLDYQYGDAEKLRIRQQSHALYSEQTRSFFDWLMPLIDPQPDALIADVGCGSGIYHPLFVPYGVRIVAVDASRGMLDAVRQQAQQQRLPVQPVQAFAEALPLPDACCERVMGNHMLYHIADQRAALREMRRVLTPGGKVILATNGADNGQRLIDLHAEAAQEAGYTPLGHRVLARFSLDHLDLVREVFPTAERHVYQDAFLFPTPQAALAYYASMPIDLIEKLPEDGSHRARLLPLVERRIAAIIEREGVLRVPKNTGCFVATV
- the rimM gene encoding ribosome maturation factor RimM (Essential for efficient processing of 16S rRNA) — its product is MSQNPRPSPDELLLVGQITMPFGIHGQLKLHAITNRPEHLRRISVVFIGEDLTPYKLRRAAEHKASVMIINLSGIDTREAAEALRGQEVYIRQADALPLDEDEYYLHDLPGLRVETVDGAVVGTVKEVIETGANEVLVVTRPEGGEALIPMIKDVVKQLNVAAGLVVIDPLPGMLE
- a CDS encoding KH domain-containing protein: MKELLLFIVKELVDHPEAVRVRERDGRFAITLELTVAPTDAGKVIGRSGRVAKAIRDVLGVAAARERKRVHLDINS